The following proteins come from a genomic window of Gossypium raimondii isolate GPD5lz chromosome 5, ASM2569854v1, whole genome shotgun sequence:
- the LOC105769411 gene encoding QWRF motif-containing protein 2: MVATVSAAVNPKHRGGVTQPHGQHQIPSRPPLLPSDPDNAIAPRRQKFREVTSRYLSTPSSSSNSSISSSSSFAAASKRCPSPFVSTSTTPSAIKRSQSVERRQAVTPRPNNSMKLRSSDGNNNGELSAAQKLLFTSTRSLSVSFQGDSFPYQFNKAKPALSPSAARKGTPEKRKPTAITTTPGRGTDQTENSNTERLPASFRKPNSMSRKVDCTVERKRLNGSVNGNVVRALQNSMIDNRDSTAVTALGSEAQCDPSASDTESVSSGSTSGAPEGSCNGNGDVKRGPRGIIVPARFWQETNSRLRRSDPLSPVSKKNTAPSKIIAPEKFGIDSPSSSPKGVVNSRGQLSPVRGSIRPASPGKLGASTTSSPLRGMSPSRVRSGLASNLVNTPSILSFNGDVLKMGKIGENKASDAHFLRLLHNRLLQWRFVNARADAAMSSQKSNAEKSLCGAWITTSKLRESVRAKRTELQLLKQKLKLISILKGQMILLDEWDVVDHDYCSSLSAATEALMASTLRLPVVAGARADVPKLKDAICSAVDVMQAISSYICPLFSKIADVNSLMGELRHISSNEIALLDHCQELVSTIAAMQVKECSLRTHILQLNQLPSSITTKL, from the exons ATGGTAGCGACAGTGTCCGCAGCGGTAAACCCCAAACATCGCGGAGGAGTAACACAGCCACACGGCCAACACCAAATCCCCTCACGGCCTCCTTTATTGCCTTCCGACCCCGACAATGCCATCGCTCCCCGCCGTCAAAAGTTCCGTGAAGTCACTTCTCGTTATTTGTCCACACCGTCATCCTCCTCAAATTCTTCTATATCATCGTCGTCTTCTTTCGCGGCTGCTAGCAAACGGTGTCCATCGCCGTTCGTTTCGACGTCAACGACTCCATCAGCTATCAAGCGGTCGCAATCGGTGGAGCGGAGACAGGCGGTGACGCCGCGGCCTAACAATTCTATGAAATTGAGAAGTAGTGACGGTAACAATAATGGCGAATTATCCGCTGCTCAGAAGTTGCTCTTCACTTCGACAAGAAGCTTATCTGTCTCGTTTCAGGGAGATTCGTTTCCCTATCAATTTAATAAAGCTAAACCGGCTCTATCTCCAAGCGCGGCAAGGAAGGGCACGCCGGAGAAGCGAAAACCAACGGCGATCACAACGACACCGGGTAGAGGAACAGATCAAACGGAGAATTCAAACACAGAGCGGTTGCCGGCGAGCTTCAGAAAACCAAATTCGATGAGCCGAAAGGTGGATTGCACCGTCGAGAGGAAGAGGCTAAACGGATCTGTTAACGGAAATGTAGTTAGGGCACTACAAAATTCCATGATTGATAATAGGGATTCAACGGCCGTTACTGCCCTTGGATCTGAGGCTCAATGTGATCCCTCGGCTTCGGATACTGAAAGTGTTTCCTCTGGAAGTACTTCAGGAGCTCCAGAAGGTTCTTGTAATGGTAACGGAGACGTTAAGCGTGGGCCTCGGGGGATAATTGTCCCAGCCCGGTTTTGGCAAGAGACTAATAGTCGGTTACGCAGGTCCGATCCTCTTTCGCCGGTTTCTAAGAAAAATACCGCTCCCTCTAAGATAATTGCACCGGAAAAGTTCGGCATTGATAGTCCTTCATCGTCTCCGAAAGGTGTAGTGAATAGCAGGGGACAGTTATCGCCAGTTCGTGGATCAATTCGGCCTGCATCACCAGGTAAGCTTGGGGCCTCCACTACTTCGTCTCCTTTGAGGGGAATGAGTCCCTCTAGAGTGAGGAGTGGATTGGCTAGTAATTTGGTAAATACTCCATCAATTTTGAGCTTTAATGGTGATGTTCTTAAGATGGGTAAGATTGGGGAGAATAAGGCTTCGGATGCTCATTTTTTGAGGCTACTTCATAATAGGCTGTTGCAATGGCGTTTTGTTAATGCTAGAGCAGATGCTGCTATGTCTTCCCAGAAGTCTAATGCAGAG AAAAGTCTCTGTGGTGCATGGATAACTACCTCAAAACTTCGAGAATCTGTTAGAGCCAAAAGAACTGAGTTACAGCTGCTGAAGCAAAAGTTGAAGCTGATTTCCATCCTAAAGGGGCAA ATGATTCTTTTGGATGAATGGGATGTTGTAGACCATGATTATTGCAGTTCATTGTCTGCAGCTACCGAAGCTTTGATGGCAAGCACACTCCGCCTTCCAGTTGTTGCTGGGGCAAGG GCTGATGTCCCAAAATTGAAGGATGCTATATGTTCAGCTGTGGACGTAATGCAGGCAATTTCCTCCTACATCTGCCCATTGTTTTCTAAG ATTGCAGACGTCAACTCTTTGATGGGAGAACTTCGACATATAAGTTCAAATGAGATTGCTTTACTTGACCACTGTCAAGAACTTGTATCAACAATTGCAGCTATGCAG GTGAAAGAATGTAGCCTGAGAACACACATATTACAACTAAATCAATTACCATCCAGCATAACAACGAAATTGTAA
- the LOC105770718 gene encoding uncharacterized protein LOC105770718 gives MKVPGIWVFFFVIGTALFVFAFSSSSIPGMDLQHVDGTSMSETSRKLKGSGYSPSNEKRSNVDVDDYDPIDPVPSSKASIKPGPIEHGTPLIPYIPKPSPPDHPKIGGST, from the exons ATGAAGGTTCCTGGGATTTGGGTTTTCTTCTTTGTGATCGGGACAGCTTTGTTCGTCTTTGCCTTCAGCAGCTCCTCCATTCCTG GTATGGATTTGCAGCATGTTGATGGTACGAGTATGAGTGAAACAAGTAGAAAGCTGAAG GGGAGTGGATACAGTCCAAGCAATGAAAAGAGGAGCAATGTGGATGTGGATGATTACGATCCTATTGATCCAGTTCCAAGCTCCAAAGCATCCATAAAACCTGGTCCTATTGAGCATGGTACTCCTCTTATTCCCTACATCCCAAAACCCTCACCTCCAGATCATCCCAAAATTGGTGGTTCCACTTAG